In Gopherus evgoodei ecotype Sinaloan lineage chromosome 7, rGopEvg1_v1.p, whole genome shotgun sequence, the sequence CTCCATATACACCCCCTctagctatccatccatccccagacacacccTTCTGTCTATTCATCCACCCTTCCACATAcctaccctccctccctctctcagaTTTCCCATAGCTCCTACCCCAGGCAGATCTGTCCCCATCACTGGGTTGGCACACGGCTCCATGAGAGTACTATTTAGTTCTAGCAGCTGGCATTGGGTTCCTGACATCTTGCTAATGCAGAAGCCAGACTGGCATTGGGTTCCCCTCGCCCATGTCACAGGATTGACAAGCCTTGCCCCTGAAGGCAGTGGCAGGGAGTGTGACCCATGCATACGGGTCAGACCTGGGGCTGGAGGGCATGACGGGGCCATCCGAGCATCACTCAGGTTGCGGTGGACAGAGGCACAGGCTGATGTTTTCAGAAGCAACTAGGGATTTTTAGGGGCATCTCAATGTGTGGGGATGCCTAGCCTgagacaccccatccatcccaGTATCCTTCATCCCCGTCCCTGTCTCCCCATGTCCCTCAACCTGCTGCTCGACTTGCTGGGGCTCAGAAACTCAGGCAGCCCCAGCAAATAGAGGCACCCCCAATGATTCATGATAATCCAGGCCAGATTTTCTACTGGATCACAGTGCACGTACCCCTATCTGGTatggagccccctgcccccaccactcgCACCTGAAATGCCCAGCACCTCTACCCTGCCCAGACCAATCCCCGCCCCCCAGGATCAGTAGCCCTCCTCCCTCATTGAGGGCCATTCCTTACTGGGCGGGGCCAGGTGGATGACGTAACCATTTCCTACATAGAGGGCCCAGTGCTGGTATCCAAAGCGAGAAATCTCAATCAGGTCCCCAGGGTTTGGTTTCTCCTGCAGGAGTGAGAGCCAAGTGAAACTGAATGCTCAGAGGAAGCCCCGATAGTACCCCCAGACTGGCTGCCCCTGAACCCTCTAACCCCCCAGATGCCCCACAAACCCCCTCACTGACTCCCCCTGACCCCAGTTAATCCCCCCACTGCATCCCCTTGTCCCCTGCTGTCTGCTAATGCCCCTTGGCTCCCCCACCCCGGCTAATCCCCCCACCAGCTTCCCTACCCCCGTtaacctccactggctccccttaCTACCGATAACTCCTAGCTGCCACTGCTAATCCTTCAGGTCCCCTGCTAACACCCGCATCTCTCACTTTCCCTCCATCCCGCTAGTGCCTCCCACTCCTCTGTTAAACCCACTCTTCTCTTCCCTGCTAGTCTCTCCCACCAGCTCCCCTGTGCCCCACCAACCATCctcccagatccccaccccaccacaggaACCCAGGTCAGGCAGAGGAGGCCGTGAGAGCAGGGGAGAGCTTCCATCTGACACCAATCAGCTTCCCCCAAGCCAGGGGCATGGGCTTCTCTCTCCGCCCTCAGGAGACACCTGGCATCAGCACTAGCTCCCCAGAGACTTTGAGTCACTGTCCAGCGGGAGGCCCCCAGCGACCAGCAGCTCTTATAGGAAACTCCTGCCCAGAGCAGCCAGCCCAGGCATTGAGCCAAGGTCACATTAAGGAGATGTCCATGCCGCAGCTGGCAGTGTTCCTCCAGGCCTGGGGGTAACTGATACACGCTAACTTCTCTCCAGCAAGTGGGCTAGAAATAGCAACGTGGCCATTGCAGTATGAGCAGCGTCTCAGGTTAGCACCTGCCTCCAAGCCCGCCTGACATCCTGGGGCTTTGCTTGGGTGACCAGCCTGAGTCACCGCCCGGGCCGCAAGATCCACCCTGCTAGTTTTAGCACAGGTTCTCAAGCAGAGCAAATGCATGTCAGGCTCCCCACTAACATCCCgcaggcagtggttctcaaccagggatacatgtaccccagagctctcccgggagggggtggggggatggcaaTGCAGCTAGATCATTGCCTAGTTTTATTACAAGCGACACAAAAACCACTGGCACCGTCGgtgcaaactaaaatgtcatacagacaatgacttgttcataCTGCCCACTCCGCAagggcccccacaaagctacgTTACAGGCCTCAGCCGGGGTTGGcagagctgaagcccaagcccccctgcccctccaccggGAGCTGGAATCAGACTCCGGAAAGGAGAACAGttgtctggaaaagttgagaacaGCTGCCCAAGGGGACCCAGAGccttggcagcaatttggccATGGCTTTGTGCACGAGGCTACTCACAGACAGCGGGGGCATCTCCACAGCGTCCGGACGGCTGAGTGAGTTTCTTCTAGCCTCTGGTCTCCTCTCTGCCCTGTGATTTCACTTTTGGTTTCCTTTGGCATTGGAGAACCAGTGTCTGCGGGACGGTGCTTAATCAGCATCATAGAGCCAACTAAAGGAACCAGATTGTGACTCTgctagttaaaaaaaagtgtgtcccTAATTCATGTTAGCTGTCACACGGTAGTGATGATAAGGCAGTTTGTAGCTCTCACATGAGttagctcagaggtgggcaaactgcatcccaggggccacatctggcccgcagGATTGTCATGCCCAGCCTTTGAGCTCccgcagggctggcccacaacattttggcacctgaggcaggaagctcaaatgacgcccccattcctctcgcttgggccaaaatttTGAAAGCTCTCAATCCTGCCgccttcctgttctactcctttcatggtactgctctgctacctaccccaataaaggagaaccaacagcttaaaatgccttgtttgtGACTGGGGTGTTTGTTGGGGGTCACCTGCTAACATTAACCAAGGCTGGTAAGACAAGCACGTGTCTGTGATAACTGCAGGCAGGCTGTTGAGTCAAAGTGATTGAATCCGAACTGCACAGCTTAGAGAACAGGGAGTGCCGGCTGCAGGCTGTTGTCCCTTACACAGGCGGCCACAAGGAAAAGCAGCTTTCTGGAGCCCCCAGGGGATTATTAAAAGCAGTGACATAGCCTCTCGCTGGTCTGAATTGTGCCCCACAATGGGACACACACCCCATGATCAAGTCATCACTTGATCCGCCTTTAGACACAGTGAACAGATTGCGCTGCCGAGGTCTCTCACTGTTAGGCATTTTCTCCAACCCTCAAATCATTTctctggctcttttctgcaccagCTCTAATTTTTCAATGTCCTCTTTAAGATATGCACCCCAGAACTGAATGCAGCTTTCCAGGGTGGGTTTCTCCAAGGCCCTATTCAGAGATAAAACCACCACCTCGCTCCTACTCACTGCTTCCCGGTTATGTACCCAAGGTACCGACATCCAACACAAACTGCATACCTACCATCCAGGTGTTGTTAGGGAAAATTAGTTACATTAGCAATACAGAATCCAGACTCTGAGGCTAGTGAGAAAGTCACTCACACTGGAGAGAAGCATTTCTATGGTTTATATTATGGTAATGACCAGAGGGCCTGACCACAGTAAGGGCCCTCACCATGCTAAATGCTGCACAGGCCCTGACTGGGATCAGGGCTGTACTGTGCCAGGCGTGCTGTGCtcgttttgtctatttagatcgtaaactctttagggcaggggcCGGCTGTGATGATTCGTATGGATTAAGGCTTCTGTTTGACAGGGGGGGCATtctgtgcatgtgtctgtgtcaGTGTTCTTTACCGTCTCTGTTATCCTATGACCTCCCATTGGGCTGAAACCCCCATGGCTGGTGGCAAAGGGCTGGTAAGGAAGCACCACTGGCTAAGTGCGCAACCTTTGAAACAGAACTGCTCTAAACATTGGGCTAGCTCTGACTCAGCTGATCTGGTTTATCAGGGTGAGGTTGCCTAGCAACAACATCacctggctctgggctggaatcacCTGGACAGGCTGACAAGGATGTCACCTGACAGAGGGACTGAGAGGTTATAAAATCTAGCAGTGGGCATTGGCCCTTTTTGccagctgaagcacagagaagcgAGAGTGGAACTGACCCACAATGCTCAGTTCTGGGGGTGCTGGGACATGGTGTTTTTACGTTATGGGGGAGTCTGAGGAGTCAGctgattccaggagctgcagcCCTCAGCAGGAGATATTAGAGGGTCTGCCCCAGTGTACACAGGGACCCCAAGACTGGGGCAATGTCGACTCTGTCCAGACTCCAGAGGCTTAAAATACCTGGGGACCCACAGCAAGCTGGTGAGGGGCTAAGAGGGGGCGCTCAGCTAGAGCTGTGACACTGGAATAATGGGGCCCCGATCTCCTTTGGGGGATGGGCAGCACCCAGAGCAATGGGGCCAGAATCCTTACGGGGGCTTCTAGAGAGCAGGTGCAGTCTGAACCATTGAGGCTGCAGCCAGTGTTAATTCCAGGACTTCAGCTGACCTGGGGCATCTCATGGCTGTGAGGACACCAGGAAGGCTAACCTGGGATGACAAGGGGTGaccttttcaaaagcacctaagcccCATTGTCTTCCAACAGGACTTGGGCTCATAATTCACTTATGGTCAAATTCTCAAAAGCATCTGTGTTATTTAGGAAGATCAGATAGTCCAAAGGTCAGATCCCCTGCCCCTTACCCATCACGGCTCCGCTCCTACACTCGGACCTGAGCTCCCCTGCACCTGGACATGGGATTCCCTCGCATCCTTCCTTCCACCAGCTCAGCCCCTACCCCTGGACCCAGgattccctccctccaccctgaggctcgGCACATCATGTAGGCTCACAAAGAAGCAACCAAGATCTCTAAGACATTctgtcccagcagctccccctgtGACCCGAATGGACAGAGATCAGCTCCCTGCACCCTTAGAGCCCTCTGAACTCCCCACAAACTCATCCAGCTCCACACATAGTGCCCCTATTGGGCAGAAAGACCCCAACATATGCGGGCTCCCCCACTTGGTTGAATCGACAACACAGTCCACAACCCAAGTGACTTTGTACCAATCTCCTGGTTTTATTCTTGTGCTGGTGCcggcaagggggtggggagagtgttCACCCCAAAGAGGACAGAGCAACACATATGAagcttccacccccccccccccgaaacggCTGCAAAGTCTCTTCTGCTTGGatcaaaaaaaacaccaaaaaaccccccaaacccGTCTGATCCACTCAAGTCCGTTACTGGTTCTGGCGTCTTCTCCTTTGGACTGCAACCCCAAGGAGGCCCAgagcagccagccccagcccagcgaCGCTCACCCCCACCAGGACATCCCGCACCTATAGGACAAGAGAGGAAGTGGATCAGGAGGTGGGGACAGACAGGCCGAGGAAGGATGGCAATGGGAGGCAgtggtgcctagtggttagagcacatgactgggagtcaggaccccagagttctattcccagctctgttgggtgACCCCTGTTCTgtccctcactttccccatctgtaaaatgggggtgatgataCTGACCtgatttgtaaagcacattgagcTCTGCATATGAAAGGTGCCTAGAAGAGTGAGGGATGACGACTGCAGAGCAGTAGGGGCCTGCAGAGCTGTCTGGACCAATTACACCAAGTTATACTGGATGCTAAATTGCTCCAGTGCAGAGCAAGGAGGGACCAGTGTCTGCTCCACACAGTGTGGGATCCTGatctcagccctgggcccctcaaTCCCAAATGCCCCGCATCCCATGCCTCTTACCCCCTGAAGTTAAGGTCATTACAAATGTGGAAacaggcagagagaggaggaagtgaGTGGCCCAGGGATGCTCAGGATGATGAGCAGAGAATCCAAAAGGCCTGACTCACAGGtcttcctgctctaaccactagacccctctcccctccaagaggttggggggagaacccaggagtcctgtcagGATGACAGGGAGCCAGTCCCAGCACCTGGTCACTCTTGGCCACGCCATATCTCAGCTCTGTGACGAAGTGCTCGCAGTTCTCACTGGTGACTCTGTACAGCATCTCCTGGCCCACCAGCTGCTCGGCGGCCTGCACAATCTTCCCCGCCGGCAGCGGGGGGAATTTCCTGTCATGCTTGTTGTTGACCCGATAGCGGTGCCTCCCCACCACATCCAGGAGACGCTCCTTCTTCACCATGGCCTTGTTGGTCAGTGTGGACATCAGGCTGGCAAAGCCCGCCCCGGGTATATCACCTTGGGATGAGAGACCAACACTGTGAAGAgtggctgggaatggaacccaggaatgccaattcccaccccccctccccgctctaaccactaggccccactcccatCTCAGAACTGGGGATACAGCACAgatatcctgactcccagcccccctgctctaaccgttAAGTCCCCTTCCCCTCACTCTATTCCTTTCTCAAGTCATCCTGCTTCATCGAGCACAGTGgtagcactttgcactggtgtgaacagGGGCATAAGGGGGCTGGGCAATGGCGAACTAGGCCCATCTGCTGCCTTACTGGGGGGTGCCAGGTGAACAACGTAGCCATCCCCCACATAGATGACCCAGTGCTGGTATCCGAAGCGGAAGATCTCAATCAAGTCCCCCAGTTCTAGCTCCGCCTGCAGGGGAGGAAAAGAGGGAGGGATGTTAGAGTCAGGCCTGGCACAGGTGCACGATATGGAGGGATGTCCTGCATGATTCACACAAGGGTTCTGTCACACAATGCAAAGGATAGTGGGTGTGCGGCCAGACTGTTGAAACGGTGATAAAATTCAGGCAGTCTGAAAACATGCCAGTCAGTGCAAAGAGCAACACCACCATGTGGGCACGCTGGGGCAAGGAGACATTAGACCACAGGGAACCCCATAAAGCGGCTTCCGGACGCTGTAAAGGGATACCACCCAATTCCCATCCACTACTCTGTGTTCTCTTCAGAGCAGCATGGCCTAGCGGGTAGAGCAGTGGATTGGGATCAGGAGACCTAAACTCTATTCCCAGTTTCATTGCTGGCCTGTGGGGTGACCCTGGGTGAGTTACGtccctgctccgtgcctcagtttcctcatctgtataatggggctgatgatattgacctcctttgcaaagcactcAGAGCTATGGATGAAATGCACTGTGCAAGAGCTAGGTGGTCTTATATCAATATTACATCAGCCTCGTTGGGGGGAATATTGTGCCTTTTCTCCTTTTCCAACACGTTGGATCAAAGCTTCCAGGCTGGAGCGGCCGCCGTTCCCAGCCACTGGAGCCCGGTTCCCCAACCGGAGCCTCCtagcagtgggagagagagacacaatggGCTGAAGTGCTGACGTTGGAGAAATGCCAGAAAGCCgaggaaaaagggagaaaaatgcaCAAGTGCAGCAAAATGAGAGCCGGCGGGCCCCGGGCTGCATGACACGTGGCAAGGCCATTCCAGCCCCAGCTTGAACTGCAGGGCGGGGTGATGCCAAATCAGCCACTGATCTAACCTTTCTCGAGAACTTTCCACTGCGCATCTTTCCTGTTCCAGGTCTAGCTGCCATCCAGACTCAGGGAGTCGCTGGTCACTTTCCAGGGGAGGCTGGGTGGTCTAGTGGGGAGTTAACTGGCTAAGACTCAAGACATCTGGTTCCTAGCCCCAGCTTTGCCATGAACAGGTCTCTGACTTTGTTTCCCCTCCTTTGTCTGTTTTGACTGTAAACTCCTGGGGGCAGAGGCAGTCTCTCAGTTGGGAGCCTGAGCAGAGCCTAATCCTAATCTCAGTCCTGAATGAGATCAGGAGCCAGGCACTGCAGAGACCCACCactgagatcaaggcccccaTTGTGTGCCAGGCAGTGTGCAGACCTCAGCAGAGATCAGGGTTCTGTACATCACAACAGAGgcgcagggaggagaggggaaggtacAGGGGGAAGTACAGAAAGACCCATTGATTTGACAGGGCAGGCACCCAGGCGCTACAGTGCTGGGCAGCAGGATAAAACCCAAAGCTCAATAGATAGCTAGGGCCCAATTAATTATGAACGATTAGTAGTCCTGCTTATTCCTACTGTGGTAGCATCCAGGAACCCCAGGATCCAgggtgccaggcactgcacagacacacagtgagaggATGGCGGGCACGGCACATTCTTGCCTGGGCCCCATTTGCTCCTACAATGCTCACAATGGCAGGAAATGTTTTCAAGGTGCCGCGGGCCTCTGTTTTCGGGCTTCTTTTCATCTCGTCGTCTGCAGGCCTTAAGGTCTCCCAGGCAGACTGCGCAGAGCCACAGCTCACTGCAGAAGCatctacagagagagagacagggtgcTGAGGCCGGGCTGCGGCCCATGGGTgaagggagctgggtgggggctcagcctGCTTCCTCGCCATGACAGGCGAGTGCATCACAATGGGTTTACCTTGGTGGCAGGTCACGGGACTGAATGGTCCATGCAGGCTGCTGCCTGCCCCAGATCTCACTGCTGTAGGGGAAGACACCTGCAAGGCAGATTCAGGGAAGCCCCTAGCAGCAGGGTTAGGACAGTTCGGCCAGATCCCCAGTCATCCAAGCAGATCACCCCCTGGTAATGGGAGCTGggataaataaatataatttatccTGGCTTCCTAGAGCTTGGAGAATAGCCACACCCTCAGTCTACCCTCTGGGAGCCCAGTGGGGATTGGatcccagggcagggggtgcagggcattgGGAGCCCCGGGGGAGTGAATCCCTGCTATTGaggggagtgctgagagccaagGAAAGAGTAAAGGAGGGACCTGTACTCTCCCTCCTTTATTTGGCTGAGGCAGCTGATCCCTGATACGCTGGGATACAGCCACACCTTGGATGAGGGGTGTGTCTCCCATGGTCTCCACTGTACATACATGGTCTGGTTCTCAGCTGTGGGGCAGGAATGGAGAGGACACAGATGAGGCTTTAGGTCCCCTCTACACTCCCCATATTCTTACCCCCCCAACTTCCCAGTGTAaggtagagcagccctgaggctgctgtacTTTACACCTGGCTTCCTAGAGCTTGGAGAATAGCCACACCCTCAGTCTACCCTCTACAATAGGGGGGCAGGGGCTCATCAAGAGTCCAAAGAGCAGTGACATGCTAGCCAAGGAGGTGTTTCTTGGGGGATCATTTCCACTTCCCccatttacactgccagagtgggcGATGGAAGCCATCAGAGCCCTCACTGTGCAGCTCTTTGAGCCCATGGGGAGACGCCTGGCTGGTTCCCCCCCTCCTACTTTGTGCCTCACATCACCAGTCACACACATGGGACACACGCCCAGCTGCACTGAATCTTCGGATTGCACAAGTGAGGGAGTGGGGAATCAGGCTACACCCATCCCCCTTTGCACCTCCCACTACTACTTACCCAAGGGTGCCAGTGTCACACACACTCCAGGAAGCGCTTCACGCTCGCTCTGCCCCAGTGTgcacagggggctggggagaATCTGTCTTTCTATCGGCTCCATGAGCCCCAGACACTTTCCCCTGCCTGGTGTGAAAGAGGAGAGAACAGTGACCCTAATAACCAACCGCCAGCCCAGCCACCAGCTCAGCTCTGGCACTACCACCTGATGAGGCACCTATTTCCAGGCTGCAGCCAGCAGCCCCAGCCTGTTCCCAGCAAGGATGGAGAACTCCCAGGTTGAGCACCTGTTGCGGGAGATGGAGATGATCTT encodes:
- the LOC115654435 gene encoding phospholipase A and acyltransferase 3-like isoform X3; protein product: MEPIERQILPSPLCTLGQSEREALPGVCVTLAPLGVFPYSSEIWGRQQPAWTIQSRDLPPRCFCSELWLCAVCLGDLKACRRRDEKKPENRGPRHLENISCHCDIPGAGFASLMSTLTNKAMVKKERLLDVVGRHRYRVNNKHDRKFPPLPAGKIVQAAEQLVGQEMLYRVTSENCEHFVTELRYGVAKSDQVRDVLVGVSVAGLGLAALGLLGVAVQRRRRQNQ
- the LOC115654435 gene encoding phospholipase A and acyltransferase 3-like isoform X1, with the protein product MEPIERQILPSPLCTLGQSEREALPGVCVTLAPLDASAVSCGSAQSAWETLRPADDEMKRSPKTEARGTLKTFPAIVSIVGANGAQAELELGDLIEIFRFGYQHWVIYVGDGYVVHLAPPSDIPGAGFASLMSTLTNKAMVKKERLLDVVGRHRYRVNNKHDRKFPPLPAGKIVQAAEQLVGQEMLYRVTSENCEHFVTELRYGVAKSDQVRDVLVGVSVAGLGLAALGLLGVAVQRRRRQNQ
- the LOC115654435 gene encoding phospholipase A and acyltransferase 3-like isoform X2, translated to MEPIERQILPSPLCTLGQSEREALPGVCVTLAPLDASAVSCGSAQSAWETLRPADDEMKRSPKTEARGTLKTFPAIAELELGDLIEIFRFGYQHWVIYVGDGYVVHLAPPSDIPGAGFASLMSTLTNKAMVKKERLLDVVGRHRYRVNNKHDRKFPPLPAGKIVQAAEQLVGQEMLYRVTSENCEHFVTELRYGVAKSDQVRDVLVGVSVAGLGLAALGLLGVAVQRRRRQNQ
- the LOC115654435 gene encoding phospholipase A and acyltransferase 3-like isoform X5; translation: MYVQWRPWETHPSSKVWLYPSVSGISCLSQIKEVSSPTAVRSGAGSSLHGPFSPVTCHQDASAVSCGSAQSAWETLRPADDEMKRSPKTEARGTLKTFPAIAELELGDLIEIFRFGYQHWVIYVGDGYVVHLAPPSDIPGAGFASLMSTLTNKAMVKKERLLDVVGRHRYRVNNKHDRKFPPLPAGKIVQAAEQLVGQEMLYRVTSENCEHFVTELRYGVAKSDQVRDVLVGVSVAGLGLAALGLLGVAVQRRRRQNQ
- the LOC115654435 gene encoding phospholipase A and acyltransferase 3-like isoform X4 translates to MKRSPKTEARGTLKTFPAIVSIVGANGAQAELELGDLIEIFRFGYQHWVIYVGDGYVVHLAPPSDIPGAGFASLMSTLTNKAMVKKERLLDVVGRHRYRVNNKHDRKFPPLPAGKIVQAAEQLVGQEMLYRVTSENCEHFVTELRYGVAKSDQVRDVLVGVSVAGLGLAALGLLGVAVQRRRRQNQ